A single window of Jiangella alkaliphila DNA harbors:
- a CDS encoding TetR/AcrR family transcriptional regulator C-terminal domain-containing protein, with product MTHTVDEAAEPVHAEVASLRDTGDVAADLRDLARRQLTMVMRPRLRRLVIGEAGRFPELGRLFAERGPARTMADLSAAFRGLTERGLLAADDPDLAAAHFNWLVMSIPLNRAMLTGDDAPPPAAELRRYADEGVRVFLAAYGPR from the coding sequence GTGACGCACACGGTCGACGAGGCGGCCGAGCCGGTGCACGCCGAGGTCGCGAGCCTGCGCGACACCGGCGACGTCGCGGCCGACCTGCGCGACCTCGCCCGCCGCCAGCTGACCATGGTGATGCGGCCGCGGCTGCGGCGGCTGGTCATCGGCGAGGCCGGCCGCTTCCCCGAGCTGGGCCGGCTGTTCGCCGAGCGCGGCCCGGCGCGGACCATGGCCGACCTCTCGGCGGCGTTCCGCGGGCTCACCGAGCGCGGCCTGCTCGCCGCCGACGACCCCGACCTCGCGGCCGCGCACTTCAACTGGCTGGTGATGTCCATTCCGCTGAACCGGGCCATGCTCACCGGCGACGACGCTCCCCCGCCGGCCGCGGAGCTGCGCCGCTACGCCGACGAGGGCGTCCGCGTCTTCCTGGCGGCGTACGGCCCGCGCTGA
- a CDS encoding dihydrofolate reductase family protein, producing MGKIVVIENVSLDGVMQAPGGPDEDTRGGFRHGGWGAPYADEVAMREMSAGMAQGSAGGPLLFGRVTYQNFEGFWPKQTDGNPFTPVLNAATKYVVSTSLTEPLTWENSVLVRDGGELAAVKEREPGDIGVLGSGELVQTLLRDDLVDQFVLSIHPLVLGEGTRLFRDGSQLAAFRLVKSVPTTTGVIIATYDRDR from the coding sequence ATGGGCAAGATCGTGGTCATCGAGAACGTCAGCCTCGACGGCGTCATGCAGGCGCCGGGCGGGCCTGACGAGGACACCCGCGGCGGCTTCCGGCACGGCGGCTGGGGCGCGCCGTACGCCGACGAGGTCGCGATGCGAGAGATGAGCGCGGGCATGGCGCAGGGCTCGGCGGGTGGCCCGCTGCTGTTCGGCCGCGTCACGTACCAGAACTTCGAGGGGTTCTGGCCGAAGCAGACCGACGGCAACCCGTTCACGCCGGTGCTGAACGCCGCCACCAAGTACGTCGTGTCGACCAGCCTCACCGAGCCGCTGACCTGGGAGAACTCCGTCCTCGTTCGCGACGGCGGCGAGCTGGCCGCCGTCAAGGAGCGCGAGCCCGGCGACATCGGCGTGCTGGGCAGCGGCGAGCTGGTGCAGACGCTGCTGCGCGACGACCTCGTCGACCAGTTCGTGCTGTCGATCCATCCGCTGGTGCTCGGCGAGGGCACCCGGCTGTTCCGCGACGGCTCTCAGCTGGCGGCGTTCCGGCTGGTGAAGTCGGTCCCGACCACGACCGGCGTCATCATCGCGACCTATGACCGGGACCGCTGA
- the kynU gene encoding kynureninase: protein MRVMERTDAEALDRDDPLAHLRDRFDLPDGLIYLDGNSLGPLPRGVAERVGRLVGAEWRDDLITSWNTHGWYDLPATVGAKLEPLLGAEPGTVTVGDSTSVQLFKLLVAGARLRPDRRVVVTEPGNFPTDSYVIDGVARLLGLTVRWWSADDEPLSAVLDDDVAVVSLCHVDYRLGRMHDGAAVTRAVHDAGAVVLWDLCHSAGAVAVDLAGWGADLAAGCGYKYLNGGPGAPAFGYVAPRWLDTVDQPITGWFGHAAPFALERDYRPADGVRRLLSGTTPVIGTAVLDAALDAFDGVDIAAVRRKSLALTDLFLTLAADRLSAYGVEAEVPRDHAARGSQLCLRLPEAYGFVQALIARRVVGDFREPDLARFGVAPLYTRFADVYDAVEHMAAILAADEHRRPENAARAAVT, encoded by the coding sequence CTGCGGGTCATGGAGCGCACCGACGCCGAGGCCCTGGACCGCGACGACCCGCTGGCGCACCTGCGCGACCGGTTCGACCTGCCGGACGGGCTGATCTATCTGGACGGCAACTCGCTCGGCCCGCTGCCGCGCGGCGTGGCCGAGCGGGTCGGCCGGCTGGTCGGCGCCGAATGGCGCGACGACCTCATCACGTCGTGGAACACGCACGGCTGGTACGACCTGCCGGCGACGGTCGGGGCGAAGCTGGAGCCGCTGCTCGGCGCCGAGCCCGGCACCGTCACCGTCGGCGACTCCACCAGCGTCCAGCTGTTCAAGCTGCTGGTGGCCGGCGCCCGGCTGCGGCCGGACCGGCGGGTCGTCGTCACCGAGCCGGGCAACTTCCCCACCGACTCCTACGTCATCGACGGCGTCGCGCGGCTGCTCGGGCTGACGGTGCGGTGGTGGTCCGCCGACGACGAACCGCTGAGCGCGGTGCTGGACGACGACGTCGCCGTGGTCTCGCTGTGCCACGTCGACTACCGGCTCGGGCGCATGCACGACGGCGCCGCCGTCACCCGCGCGGTGCACGACGCCGGCGCCGTCGTGCTGTGGGACCTGTGCCATTCGGCCGGTGCCGTCGCCGTCGACCTCGCCGGCTGGGGCGCCGACCTCGCGGCAGGCTGCGGCTACAAGTACCTCAACGGCGGCCCCGGCGCGCCCGCGTTCGGCTACGTCGCGCCGCGCTGGCTGGACACCGTCGACCAGCCGATCACCGGCTGGTTCGGGCACGCGGCGCCGTTCGCGCTGGAGCGCGACTACCGGCCGGCCGACGGCGTGCGGCGGCTGCTCAGCGGCACCACGCCGGTCATCGGGACGGCGGTGCTGGACGCCGCGCTGGACGCGTTCGACGGCGTCGACATCGCGGCGGTGCGCCGCAAGTCGCTGGCGCTCACCGACCTGTTCCTCACCCTCGCCGCCGACCGGCTGAGCGCCTACGGCGTCGAGGCCGAGGTGCCGCGCGACCACGCCGCCCGCGGCTCGCAGCTGTGCCTGCGGCTGCCCGAGGCGTACGGGTTCGTGCAGGCGCTGATCGCCCGCCGCGTCGTCGGCGACTTCCGCGAGCCCGACCTCGCCCGGTTCGGCGTCGCGCCGCTCTACACCCGCTTCGCCGACGTGTACGACGCGGTCGAGCACATGGCCGCCATCCTGGCCGCTGACGAGCACCGCCGCCCCGAGAACGCCGCCCGCGCCGCCGTCACCTGA
- a CDS encoding RNA polymerase sigma factor yields MAANTNDFDEFYNATHRRVLHQMYAMTGNLADAQECTQEAYARAWQRWKTVSQASSPEAWIRTVAWRIAASRWRKAKNGVTALVKHGVPDHSPSPDPDHVALVTALKQIPESQRQAIVLHHLVGMSVDDIAAETGTPSGTIKARLSRGRAALAQLLTDSGDTAGLPAGGEAS; encoded by the coding sequence ATGGCCGCGAACACCAACGACTTCGACGAGTTCTACAACGCCACCCACCGCCGCGTCCTGCACCAGATGTACGCGATGACCGGCAACCTCGCCGACGCGCAGGAGTGCACGCAGGAGGCGTATGCCCGAGCCTGGCAGCGCTGGAAGACCGTCAGCCAGGCCAGCAGCCCGGAGGCCTGGATCCGCACCGTCGCCTGGCGCATCGCCGCCAGCCGCTGGCGCAAGGCGAAGAACGGCGTCACCGCGCTGGTCAAGCACGGTGTGCCCGACCACTCGCCGTCGCCGGACCCGGACCACGTCGCGCTGGTCACGGCGCTCAAGCAGATCCCGGAGAGCCAGCGGCAGGCGATCGTGCTGCACCACCTGGTCGGGATGAGCGTCGACGACATCGCGGCCGAGACCGGGACACCGTCGGGGACCATCAAGGCACGCCTGTCGCGGGGGCGGGCGGCGCTGGCACAACTGCTCACCGACAGCGGCGACACCGCGGGGCTCCCGGCGGGAGGTGAGGCGTCGTGA
- a CDS encoding sigma factor-like helix-turn-helix DNA-binding protein, protein MREPADFDAFYDATSRRVLHQLYALTGDLGRARDCTQEAYARAWRHWPAVTAATSPEAWVRGTAWRLASGPLRRGVKRGPKQPAAPPGAESADLVAALLRLPERQRYAFVVRYLAGAAVADIAAETGTSVATVENRLAKAHTTLARILPGDIAALTGGHRV, encoded by the coding sequence ATGCGCGAACCCGCGGACTTCGACGCGTTCTACGACGCCACGAGCCGCCGCGTGTTGCATCAGCTCTACGCGCTGACCGGAGACCTCGGCCGGGCCCGCGACTGCACCCAGGAGGCGTACGCGCGGGCCTGGCGCCACTGGCCCGCCGTCACCGCTGCCACCAGCCCGGAAGCGTGGGTTCGCGGCACCGCGTGGCGGCTGGCGTCCGGCCCGTTGCGGCGGGGCGTGAAGCGGGGCCCGAAGCAACCCGCGGCGCCGCCCGGCGCCGAGTCCGCGGACCTCGTCGCGGCGCTGCTGCGGCTGCCGGAAAGACAGCGTTACGCGTTCGTCGTCCGGTATCTCGCCGGTGCGGCCGTCGCCGACATCGCGGCCGAGACCGGAACGTCCGTCGCGACCGTCGAGAACCGGCTTGCGAAGGCCCACACCACCCTGGCTCGTATTCTCCCCGGCGACATCGCCGCTCTCACCGGAGGCCACCGTGTCTGA
- a CDS encoding cell division protein PerM, whose protein sequence is MADLLTRPLLRRDEPAWGSRVPWLAAIVATAWALLAGFALCVLPGVAVWIAEGAVGPLGDPLRFASRVWLTAHHAGLEVGEGSFTLAPLGLTVLFVLLLHRSARWAAHSAGVATTRGAAAVVVPVVVTYVVGAGIIAASTATSDVAGDPFEAMLWAALWSGAAATTGVAHESGLLADWWWRVPPLMRAALAGAAAAVAGLVGVGATLLGVSLLAHTGRIGDLATALDAGPLGATLLVAGCALLVPNLVVWSAAFALGPGFAVGTATSVAPDGVTLGLLPAVPVFGALPSDLPGSVTWLVVAGPVVAGVLAGLIVHRRLGSVPVPAGAEVDESDEEPGGEDVEGADVEEQPVVPLWPAAGVAAGAAAIAAVAMAVLALLSGGSVGAERLTALGPVPWEVAAATFGLVAVPAVVVVLALRFRRRPAAPVDAPVDAPVDAPADDAAHAADVDPADRAEDTAEGEPISVKEEEPPPPPPEQ, encoded by the coding sequence GTGGCCGACCTGCTGACCCGACCGCTGCTCCGGCGCGACGAGCCGGCGTGGGGGTCGCGGGTCCCGTGGCTGGCGGCCATCGTGGCGACGGCGTGGGCGCTGCTGGCCGGGTTCGCGCTGTGCGTGCTGCCGGGGGTGGCGGTCTGGATCGCCGAGGGCGCGGTCGGGCCGCTGGGCGACCCGCTGCGGTTCGCCTCGCGCGTCTGGCTGACCGCGCATCATGCCGGTCTCGAGGTCGGCGAGGGGTCGTTCACGCTCGCCCCGCTCGGCCTCACCGTGTTGTTCGTGCTGCTGCTGCACCGGTCGGCCCGGTGGGCGGCGCACTCGGCCGGGGTGGCGACGACGCGCGGCGCGGCCGCCGTCGTCGTGCCGGTCGTGGTCACGTACGTCGTGGGCGCCGGGATCATCGCCGCGTCCACGGCCACCTCCGACGTCGCGGGCGACCCGTTCGAGGCGATGCTGTGGGCGGCGCTGTGGTCCGGCGCCGCCGCGACGACCGGGGTGGCGCACGAATCCGGACTGCTGGCCGACTGGTGGTGGCGGGTGCCACCTCTGATGCGCGCGGCACTGGCCGGCGCGGCCGCGGCGGTGGCGGGGCTGGTCGGAGTGGGCGCGACGCTGCTGGGGGTCAGCCTGCTCGCGCACACCGGCCGCATCGGGGACCTCGCCACCGCCCTGGACGCCGGCCCGCTCGGCGCGACGCTGCTCGTCGCCGGCTGCGCGCTGCTGGTGCCGAACCTGGTGGTGTGGTCCGCGGCGTTCGCGCTCGGACCCGGCTTCGCGGTCGGGACGGCGACCTCGGTGGCGCCCGACGGGGTCACGCTCGGCCTGCTGCCCGCCGTCCCGGTGTTCGGTGCGCTGCCGTCGGACCTGCCCGGCTCGGTGACGTGGCTCGTGGTCGCCGGGCCGGTCGTGGCCGGCGTGCTGGCCGGGCTGATCGTGCATCGGCGGCTCGGCTCGGTCCCGGTCCCAGCCGGTGCGGAGGTGGACGAGAGCGACGAGGAACCGGGCGGGGAGGACGTCGAAGGGGCGGACGTCGAGGAGCAGCCGGTGGTGCCGCTGTGGCCGGCGGCCGGGGTGGCGGCCGGCGCCGCGGCGATCGCGGCGGTCGCGATGGCCGTGCTGGCGCTGCTGTCCGGCGGTTCGGTGGGCGCGGAGCGGCTGACGGCTCTGGGCCCGGTGCCGTGGGAGGTCGCCGCCGCGACGTTCGGCCTGGTCGCGGTGCCGGCGGTCGTGGTCGTCCTGGCGCTCCGGTTCCGCCGCCGCCCTGCTGCTCCGGTGGACGCCCCGGTGGACGCCCCGGTGGACGCCCCGGCAGACGATGCGGCGCATGCGGCGGACGTCGACCCGGCGGACCGGGCAGAAGACACAGCGGAGGGTGAGCCGATCTCCGTCAAAGAAGAGGAACCACCACCTCCGCCACCAGAACAATAG
- the purN gene encoding phosphoribosylglycinamide formyltransferase translates to MTCRIVVLVSGAGSNLAALLDACADPSYGASVVAVGADRDGIRALDLAAEAGVPTFVERVKDHPERAGWDSALAERTAEHSPDLVVSAGFLKLVGPAFLRRFGDRYLNTHNALLPSFPGIHGPRDALAYGVKVTGATLFFVDEGVDTGPIVAQVAVPVHDDDTEDTLTERIKVAERAQLVDYIGRLAREGWTINERKVTIP, encoded by the coding sequence GTGACCTGCCGGATCGTGGTGCTGGTATCGGGTGCCGGCAGCAACCTCGCCGCTCTGCTCGATGCCTGCGCCGACCCGTCCTACGGTGCGTCGGTCGTGGCCGTCGGCGCCGACCGTGACGGCATCCGCGCGCTCGACCTCGCCGCCGAGGCCGGCGTGCCGACGTTCGTCGAGCGGGTGAAGGACCACCCCGAACGCGCCGGCTGGGACAGCGCGCTGGCCGAGCGGACCGCCGAGCACTCGCCTGACCTCGTCGTCTCGGCGGGGTTCCTGAAACTGGTCGGCCCGGCATTCCTGCGCCGCTTCGGCGACCGCTATCTCAACACCCACAACGCGCTGCTGCCGTCGTTCCCGGGCATCCACGGCCCCCGCGACGCGCTCGCGTACGGCGTCAAGGTCACCGGCGCCACGCTGTTCTTCGTCGACGAGGGCGTCGACACCGGCCCGATCGTCGCGCAGGTCGCCGTCCCGGTGCACGACGACGACACCGAGGACACGCTGACCGAGCGGATCAAGGTCGCCGAGCGCGCCCAGCTGGTCGACTACATCGGGCGGCTGGCCCGCGAGGGCTGGACCATCAACGAGAGAAAGGTCACCATCCCGTGA
- the purH gene encoding bifunctional phosphoribosylaminoimidazolecarboxamide formyltransferase/IMP cyclohydrolase, whose amino-acid sequence MSEARTPIRRALISVYDKTGLEDLARGLHAAGVAIVSTGSTAARIAAAGVPVTAVEELTGFPECLDGRVKTLHPNVHAGLLADVRLESHRGQLEELGIEPFQLLVSNLYPFAQTVASGAGPDEVIEQIDIGGPSMVRGAAKNHANVAVVVDPARYGEVLAAVEAGGFKLGERQRLALQAFTHTATYDVHVASWLGSVVAPPADGTVFPEWVGGSWDRSAVLRYGENPHQAAALYRSGFGAPGLAGAEQLHGKEMSYNNYVDADAAWRSAHDFAEPAVAIIKHANPCGIAVGADIADAHRKANATDPVSAYGGVIAANRPVTAEAAELISTIFTEVVVAPDFEPGALDLLTQKKNVRLLRVAGADARPVESRAISGGLLVQQVDRVDAEGDDPATWTLAAGDAVDEATLADLVFAWRAVRSVKSNAILLASGGAAVGVGMGQVNRVDSARLAVTRAAERAAGSVGASDAFFPFPDGLQVLAEAGVRAVVQPGGSVRDEEVVAAAREAGITMYFTGTRHFFH is encoded by the coding sequence GTGAGCGAGGCCCGTACGCCGATCCGGCGCGCGCTGATCAGCGTCTACGACAAGACGGGGCTGGAGGATCTCGCCCGCGGCCTGCACGCCGCCGGCGTCGCCATCGTCTCGACGGGGTCGACGGCGGCCCGCATCGCCGCCGCCGGGGTGCCGGTGACGGCGGTCGAGGAGCTCACCGGGTTCCCCGAGTGCCTCGACGGACGGGTCAAGACGCTGCACCCGAACGTGCACGCGGGCCTGCTCGCCGACGTCCGGCTGGAGAGCCACCGCGGGCAGCTCGAGGAACTCGGCATCGAGCCGTTCCAGCTGCTGGTGAGCAACCTGTACCCGTTCGCGCAGACGGTCGCGTCGGGCGCCGGGCCGGACGAGGTGATCGAGCAGATCGACATCGGCGGGCCGTCGATGGTCCGCGGCGCGGCGAAGAACCACGCGAACGTCGCCGTCGTCGTCGACCCCGCCCGCTACGGCGAGGTGCTGGCCGCCGTCGAGGCCGGCGGGTTCAAGCTGGGCGAGCGGCAGCGGCTGGCGCTACAGGCGTTCACCCACACGGCCACCTACGACGTGCACGTCGCGTCGTGGCTGGGCAGCGTCGTCGCGCCGCCGGCCGACGGCACCGTCTTCCCCGAGTGGGTCGGCGGCAGCTGGGATCGCAGCGCCGTCCTGCGCTATGGCGAGAACCCCCACCAGGCCGCGGCGCTGTACCGCAGCGGCTTCGGCGCGCCCGGGCTGGCCGGCGCGGAGCAGCTGCACGGCAAGGAGATGTCGTACAACAACTACGTCGACGCCGACGCCGCGTGGCGCTCGGCGCACGACTTCGCCGAGCCGGCCGTCGCGATCATCAAGCACGCGAACCCGTGCGGCATCGCCGTCGGCGCCGACATCGCCGACGCGCACCGCAAGGCCAACGCGACCGACCCGGTGTCGGCGTACGGCGGCGTCATCGCGGCGAACCGCCCGGTCACGGCCGAGGCGGCGGAGCTGATCTCGACGATCTTCACCGAGGTCGTCGTGGCGCCCGACTTCGAGCCGGGCGCGCTGGACCTGCTGACGCAGAAGAAGAACGTGCGGCTGCTGCGGGTCGCCGGCGCCGACGCCCGGCCGGTCGAGTCGCGGGCGATCTCCGGCGGCCTGCTCGTGCAGCAGGTCGATCGCGTCGACGCCGAGGGCGACGACCCCGCCACCTGGACGCTGGCCGCGGGCGACGCCGTCGACGAGGCGACGCTGGCCGACCTCGTGTTCGCGTGGCGGGCCGTGCGGTCGGTGAAGAGCAACGCGATCCTGCTGGCCAGCGGCGGCGCCGCGGTCGGCGTCGGCATGGGCCAGGTCAACCGCGTCGACTCCGCCCGGCTCGCGGTCACCCGCGCCGCCGAGCGCGCCGCAGGCTCCGTCGGCGCCTCCGACGCGTTCTTCCCGTTCCCCGACGGCCTGCAGGTGCTCGCCGAGGCCGGCGTCCGCGCCGTCGTCCAGCCGGGCGGCTCGGTGCGCGACGAGGAGGTCGTGGCCGCCGCCCGTGAGGCCGGCATCACGATGTACTTCACCGGTACGCGGCACTTCTTCCACTGA
- a CDS encoding DUF5302 domain-containing protein: protein MAAKKSGGNDDLKAKMREALERKKTADHEHPDDQVSGTGPAHEDAAKTQRMFRRKSG from the coding sequence ATGGCAGCCAAGAAGTCCGGCGGCAACGACGATCTCAAGGCCAAGATGCGTGAGGCCTTGGAGCGGAAGAAGACCGCCGACCACGAGCACCCGGACGACCAAGTGTCCGGCACCGGACCCGCGCACGAGGACGCCGCGAAGACCCAGCGGATGTTCCGCCGCAAGAGCGGCTGA
- a CDS encoding bifunctional methylenetetrahydrofolate dehydrogenase/methenyltetrahydrofolate cyclohydrolase, protein MSAKILDGKNTAATIRSELTARVKALGERGMVPGLGTVLVGDDPGSHAYVVGKHRDCAEVGIESLQIELPATATQAEVEAAIAEMNANPACHGFIVQLPLPKGLDEERVLSAIDPAKDADGLHPQNLGKLVLMQPAPLPCTPRGCLELLRRYDVPTDGAELVVVGRGVTAGRPMGLLFSRRSENATVTICHTGTRDLAGTVRRADIVIAAAGVPGLVTADMIKPGAAVLDVGITRVVGPDGKGRYTGDIAPEVREVAGYLAPMPGGIGPMTRAMLLANVVEAAESAVRA, encoded by the coding sequence GTGAGCGCGAAGATTCTCGACGGCAAGAACACGGCGGCCACCATCCGGTCCGAGCTCACCGCCCGGGTCAAGGCCCTGGGCGAACGGGGCATGGTCCCGGGCCTGGGCACCGTCCTCGTCGGCGACGACCCCGGCAGCCACGCCTACGTCGTCGGCAAGCACCGCGACTGCGCCGAGGTCGGCATCGAGTCGCTCCAGATCGAGCTGCCCGCCACGGCCACGCAGGCCGAGGTCGAGGCGGCCATCGCCGAGATGAACGCGAACCCCGCGTGCCACGGCTTCATCGTCCAGCTGCCGCTGCCGAAGGGCCTGGACGAAGAGCGGGTGCTGTCGGCCATCGACCCCGCCAAGGACGCCGACGGCCTGCACCCGCAGAACCTCGGCAAGCTGGTGCTCATGCAGCCGGCGCCGCTGCCCTGCACGCCCCGCGGCTGCCTCGAGCTGCTGCGTCGCTACGACGTCCCGACCGACGGCGCCGAGCTGGTGGTCGTCGGGCGCGGTGTCACCGCGGGCCGTCCGATGGGCCTGCTGTTCTCCCGGCGCAGCGAGAACGCCACCGTCACGATCTGCCACACCGGTACCCGCGACCTCGCGGGCACGGTGCGGCGGGCCGACATCGTCATCGCCGCGGCCGGTGTGCCGGGGCTCGTCACCGCCGACATGATCAAGCCGGGGGCGGCCGTCCTCGACGTCGGCATCACCCGCGTCGTCGGTCCTGACGGCAAGGGCCGCTACACCGGTGACATCGCGCCCGAGGTGCGCGAGGTCGCCGGATATCTCGCCCCGATGCCCGGCGGCATCGGCCCCATGACTCGTGCAATGCTGTTGGCCAACGTCGTGGAGGCGGCCGAGTCCGCCGTCCGCGCCTAG
- a CDS encoding citrate/2-methylcitrate synthase, with product MAEKSPRGLADVVAASTSISDIDGRAGRLSYRGYDIHDIAGRISFEECVHLLQRGTLPTQAELDGLMAELADGRRYGSVATTLLPYVVKSGTPMEALRTLVSSLAIDDPDAADASIEADRRKATRLVAQMPVLVASYEAQRSGREVPEADPELGIAGNFLLQITGERPAPRAAELFDECLVLHADHTMNASTFTARVIAATLSDMHSAITGAMGALRGPLHGGANEAVMKTLTSIDGEADAVDQFVRDELAAGRKLMGFGHRVYKTEDPRATHLRRMSEELAELTGNGRYYEFSRRMEQVVLDEKGLYPNVDFFAASVYHALGIPTDLFTPVFAISRMSGWTAHVIEQHEDNRLIRPDSDYTGPHDQQWVEISKR from the coding sequence ATGGCCGAGAAGTCTCCGCGCGGCCTCGCCGACGTCGTGGCCGCGTCCACGTCGATCTCCGACATCGACGGGCGGGCGGGTCGGCTCTCCTATCGCGGCTACGACATCCACGACATCGCCGGGCGCATCTCCTTCGAGGAGTGCGTCCATCTGCTGCAGCGGGGCACGCTGCCCACCCAGGCCGAGCTGGACGGCCTGATGGCCGAACTGGCCGACGGCCGCCGGTACGGCTCGGTCGCCACCACGCTGCTGCCGTACGTCGTCAAGAGCGGCACCCCCATGGAGGCCCTGCGCACGCTGGTGTCGTCGCTGGCCATCGACGACCCCGACGCCGCCGACGCGTCCATCGAGGCCGATCGCCGCAAGGCGACCCGGCTGGTCGCGCAGATGCCGGTGCTGGTGGCGTCGTACGAGGCGCAGCGGTCCGGCCGCGAGGTCCCCGAGGCCGACCCCGAGCTGGGCATCGCCGGCAACTTCCTGCTGCAGATCACCGGTGAGCGGCCGGCGCCGCGGGCCGCGGAGCTGTTCGACGAGTGCCTGGTGCTGCACGCCGACCACACGATGAACGCGTCGACGTTCACCGCGCGGGTCATCGCCGCCACGCTGTCCGACATGCACTCGGCCATCACCGGCGCCATGGGCGCGCTGCGCGGCCCGCTGCACGGCGGCGCGAACGAGGCGGTCATGAAGACGCTGACGTCCATCGACGGCGAAGCCGACGCCGTCGACCAGTTCGTCCGCGACGAGCTCGCCGCCGGCCGCAAGCTCATGGGGTTCGGCCACCGGGTCTACAAGACCGAGGACCCGCGCGCCACGCACCTGCGCCGCATGAGCGAGGAGCTGGCCGAGCTCACCGGCAACGGCCGCTACTACGAGTTCTCCCGCCGCATGGAGCAGGTGGTGCTCGACGAGAAGGGCCTGTACCCGAACGTCGACTTCTTCGCCGCCAGCGTCTACCACGCGCTGGGCATCCCGACCGACCTGTTCACGCCGGTGTTCGCGATCTCGCGGATGAGCGGCTGGACGGCGCACGTCATCGAGCAGCACGAGGACAATCGACTCATCCGGCCCGACAGCGACTACACCGGGCCGCACGACCAGCAGTGGGTGGAGATCTCGAAGCGGTGA
- a CDS encoding DUF3017 domain-containing protein: MSTRAGSHRAAASSRWAAAAERRLMPASWLRAVFRQWPLLLVLAVVAVGTVIVADNHFRRGTVLIAGGICLAVALRAVLPSSVAGLLKVRSRALDLLTLGFLGAGTLIASLIVPPPS; encoded by the coding sequence GTGAGTACACGAGCCGGTTCCCATCGCGCGGCGGCCAGCAGCCGCTGGGCCGCGGCCGCCGAGCGGCGGCTGATGCCTGCGAGCTGGTTGCGCGCGGTGTTCCGGCAGTGGCCGCTGCTGCTGGTGCTCGCCGTCGTCGCGGTCGGCACCGTCATCGTCGCCGACAACCACTTCCGCCGGGGCACGGTCCTCATCGCCGGCGGCATCTGCCTGGCCGTCGCCCTGCGGGCGGTGCTGCCCAGCAGCGTCGCCGGCCTGCTCAAGGTGCGCTCGCGCGCGCTCGACCTGCTGACGCTGGGGTTCCTGGGGGCGGGGACCCTGATCGCGTCGCTCATCGTCCCGCCCCCGTCCTGA
- a CDS encoding malate dehydrogenase has translation MVQAPVNVTVTGAAGQIGYALLFRVASGQLLGADTPVRLKLLEIPPAVKAAEGTAMELDDCAFPLLSGIDIYDDPRQAFDGVNVALLVGARPRTKGMERGDLLEANGGIFKPQGEAINAGAASDVRVLVVGNPANTNALIARSHAPDVPADRFTAMTRLDHNRALSQLSAKLGVGVADISKLTIWGNHSATQYPDIFHAEIAGKPASELVDESWLSDDFIPTVAKRGAAIIEARGASSAASAANAAIDHVYDWVNGTPEGDWTSAAIVSDGSYGVAEGLISSFPVVSRDGAWEIVQGLEVSDFSRARIDASVQELTEERDAVAALGLI, from the coding sequence ATGGTCCAGGCGCCCGTCAACGTCACCGTCACCGGCGCGGCCGGTCAGATCGGCTACGCCCTGCTGTTCCGGGTGGCGTCCGGGCAGCTGCTGGGCGCCGACACCCCGGTGCGGTTGAAGCTGCTGGAGATCCCGCCGGCGGTGAAGGCGGCCGAGGGCACCGCCATGGAGCTGGACGACTGCGCGTTCCCGCTGCTCAGCGGCATCGACATCTACGACGACCCGCGTCAGGCGTTCGACGGCGTCAACGTCGCCCTGCTGGTGGGTGCGCGGCCGCGGACGAAGGGCATGGAGCGCGGCGACCTGCTCGAGGCCAATGGCGGCATCTTCAAGCCGCAGGGCGAGGCGATCAATGCCGGCGCGGCGTCCGACGTCCGCGTGCTGGTGGTCGGCAACCCGGCCAACACCAACGCGCTGATCGCCCGCTCGCACGCGCCGGACGTGCCGGCCGACCGCTTCACCGCGATGACCCGCCTCGACCACAACCGCGCGCTGTCGCAGCTGTCGGCGAAGCTGGGCGTCGGCGTCGCCGACATCAGCAAGCTGACCATCTGGGGCAACCACTCCGCCACCCAGTACCCCGACATCTTCCACGCCGAGATCGCCGGGAAGCCGGCGTCCGAGCTGGTCGACGAGTCGTGGCTGAGCGACGACTTCATCCCGACGGTGGCCAAGCGCGGCGCCGCGATCATCGAGGCGCGCGGCGCGTCGTCGGCGGCGTCGGCGGCCAATGCGGCCATCGACCACGTCTACGACTGGGTCAACGGCACCCCCGAGGGCGACTGGACGTCGGCCGCCATCGTCTCCGACGGCTCGTACGGCGTGGCCGAAGGGCTGATCTCGTCGTTCCCGGTGGTCTCGCGCGACGGCGCCTGGGAGATCGTCCAGGGCCTCGAGGTCAGTGACTTCTCGCGGGCGCGCATCGACGCGTCGGTCCAGGAGCTGACCGAGGAGCGCGACGCGGTGGCGGCGCTGGGCCTCATCTGA